The following coding sequences lie in one Meles meles chromosome X, mMelMel3.1 paternal haplotype, whole genome shotgun sequence genomic window:
- the ZFX gene encoding zinc finger X-chromosomal protein isoform X4, with protein MTMDAESEIDPCKVDGTCPEVIKVYIFKADPGEDDLGGTVDIVESEPENDHGVELLDQNSSIRVPREKMVYMTVNDSQQEDEDLNVAEIADEVYMEVIVGEEDAAAAAAAAAAHEQQIDDNEIKTFMPIAWAAAYGNNSDGIETRNGTASALLHIDESAGLGRLAKQKPKKRRRPDSRQYQTAIIIGPDGHPLTVYPCMICGKKFKSRGFLKRHMKNHPEHLTKKKYRCTDCEYTTNKKISLHNHLESHKLTSKAEKAIECDECGKHFSHAGALFTHKMVHKEKGANKMHKCKFCEYETAEQGLLNRHLLAVHSKNFPHICVECGKGFRHPSELKKHMRIHTGEKPYQCQYCEYRSADSSNLKTHVKTKHSKEMPFKCDICLLTFSDTKEVQQHALIHQESKTHQCLHCDHKSSNSSDLKRHIISVHTKDYPHKCDMCDKGFHRPSELKKHVAAHKGKKMHQCRHCDFKIADPFVLSRHILSVHTKDLPFRCKRCRKGFRQQNELKKHMKTHSGRKVYQCEYCEYSTTDASGFKRHVISIHTKDYPHRCEYCKKGFRRPSEKNQHIMRHHKEVGLP; from the exons ATGACCATGGATGCAGAGTCGGAAATTGATCCTTGTAAGGTGGATGGCACTTGCCCTGAAGTCATCAAGgtgtacatttttaaagctgACCCCGGAGAGGATGACTTAG GTGGCACCGTAGACATTGTGGAGAGTGAGCCTGAGAATGACCATGGAGTTGAATTACTTGATCAGAACAGCAGTATTCGTGTGCCAAGGGAAAAGATGGTTTATATGACCGTCAACGACTCTCAGCAAGAAGATGAAGATTTAA ATGTCGCGGAAATCGCTGATGAAGTTTATATGGAGGTGATCGTAGGGGAGGAGGatgcggcggcggcagcggcagccGCTGCGGCGCACGAGCAGCAGATCGACGACAATGAAATCAAAACCTTCATGCCAATAGCCTGGGCAGCGGCTTACG GTAATAATTCTGATGGAATTGAAACCCGGAATGGCACTGCAAGTGCCCTCTTGCACATAGATGAGTCTGCTGGGCTCGGCAGGCTGgctaaacaaaaaccaaagaaaaggagaagacctGATTCCAGGCAGTACCAAACAG caATAATTATTGGCCCTGATGGACATCCCTTGACTGTCTATCCTTGCATGATTTGTGGGAAAAAATTTAAGTCGAGAGGTTTTTTGAAAAGGCACATGAAAAACCATCCTGAACACCTTACCAAGAAGAAGTACCGCTGTACTGACTGTGAGTACACTACCAACAAGAAGATAAGTTTACACAACCACCTGGAGAGCCACAAGCTGACCAGCAAGGCAGAGAAGGCCATCGAATGCGATGAGTGTGGGAAGCATTTCTCTCATGCTGGGGCTTTGTTTACTCACAAAATGGTGCATAAGGAGAAAGGAGCCAACAAAATGCACAAGTGTAAATTCTGTGAATACGAGACAGCTGAACAAGGGTTGTTGAATCGCCACCTTTTGGCGGTCCACAGCAAGAACTTTCCTCATATTTGTGTGGAGTGCGGAAAAGGTTTCCGTCACCCGTCAGAGCTCAAAAAGCACATGCGCATCCATACGGGGGAGAAGCCGTACCAGTGCCAGTACTGCGAGTATAGGTCCGCAGACTCTTCTAACTTGAAAACACATGTAAAAACGAAGCATAGTAAAGAGATGCCATTCAAGTGTGACATCTGTCTTCTGACTTTCTCAGATACCAAAGAGGTGCAGCAACATGCTCTTATCCACCAAGAAAGCAAAACACACCAGTGTTTGCACTGCGACCACAAGAGCTCGAACTCAAGCGATTTGAAACGACACATAATTTCGGTTCACACGAAGGACTACCCCCACAAGTGTGACATGTGTGATAAAGGCTTTCACAGGCCTTCCGAACTCAAGAAGCACGTGGCTGCCCACAAGGGTAAAAAAATGCACCAGTGTAGACATTGTGACTTTAAGATCGCAGATCCGTTTGTTCTAAGTCGCCACATTCTCTCGGTTCACACGAAAGATCTTCCGTTCAGGTGTAAGAGATGTAGAAAGGGATTCCGGCAACAGAATGAGCTTAAAAAGCATATGAAGACACACAGCGGCAGGAAGGTGTACCAGTGTGAGTACTGTGAGTATAGCACTACAGACGCCTCGGGCTTTAAACGGCACGTCATCTCCATCCACACGAAAGACTATCCTCACCGGTGTGAGTACTGCAAGAAAGGTTTCCGCAGACCTTCCGAAAAGAACCAGCACATAATGCGACATCATAAAGAAGTGGGCCTGCCCTGA